A section of the Callospermophilus lateralis isolate mCalLat2 chromosome 16, mCalLat2.hap1, whole genome shotgun sequence genome encodes:
- the Slurp1 gene encoding secreted Ly-6/uPAR-related protein 1: MASSWAMQLLLLAAWSMGCGEAFRCYSCERPTPIYACKNITYCKLEDTACKTTLEKVENEYPFDQSPMVTRSCSDSCLATDPDSIGAAHPVFCCFRDLCNSVEAAQLGAGTLATLGAVLLGHLLS; the protein is encoded by the exons ATGGCCTCTTCCTGGGCCATGCAGCTGCTGCTCCTCGCAGCCTGGAGCATGGGCTGTG GTGAGGCCTTCAGGTGCTACTCCTGCGAGCGGCCCACGCCCATTTACGCATGCAAAAACATTACCTACTGCAAGCTGGAGGACACGGCCTGCAAGACCACACTGGAGAAGGTGGAGAATG AGTACCCCTTCGACCAGAGCCCCATGGTGACCCGCTCCTGCTCCGACTCCTGCCTAGCCACTGACCCCGACAGCATCGGGGCTGCCCACCCCGTCTTCTGCTGCTTCCGCGACCTCTGCAACTCAGTGGAGGCAGCCCAGCTGGGTGCTGGGACTCTGGCCACACTGGGAGCAGTGCTCCTCGGGCACCTCCTCTCCTGA